The proteins below come from a single Leifsonia sp. 1010 genomic window:
- the flgK gene encoding flagellar hook-associated protein FlgK has translation MSTFSGLNTAYTGLVAAKAGLDVVGQNLVNANTQGYTRQRVTTSGVPALSSAGLFSGGVRPGQGVTIDGIQRLDDAALDARVRTTTALSGYTNTRADALATLEQSLNEPGTNGLSAQLQKFWSAWGDVANQAGEQAPAGVLLGQAGSLVTQLQTGYRSVDDQWSTLRASMDGMASDLNTAATAVADLNGRIRSALASGQSANELLDRRDLLTASIARLAGGVVRPNDDGTVDVLVGGNALVSGTSTNLVKAAGASRMTDAATDPARLEWAYRPGAAIALEGGSIAGAVSTLAPADASGTGGVLAEAAVSYNAFAVTLAQRVNAVHSTGATPTGATGLDFFAIDPTKPAALGLSVVPTGVGQIATGTPGAGGSDGSIADAISQLGTGANGVDKQWSSFVVRVGVASRTEKQQSDLADLASSAATNAQLAGSSVDLDEENMNMLSFQHAYQGAARVMTAVDEALDVLINHTGLVGR, from the coding sequence ATGAGCACCTTCAGCGGCCTGAACACCGCGTACACCGGGCTGGTCGCCGCCAAGGCGGGCCTCGACGTGGTCGGTCAGAACCTGGTGAACGCGAACACGCAGGGCTACACCCGGCAGCGCGTGACGACGTCGGGAGTGCCCGCGCTGTCGTCCGCCGGGCTCTTCAGCGGCGGCGTCCGCCCGGGTCAGGGCGTCACGATCGACGGCATCCAGCGCCTCGACGACGCCGCACTGGATGCGCGGGTCCGCACCACCACCGCACTGTCCGGCTACACGAACACGCGCGCCGACGCCCTGGCCACCCTCGAGCAGTCGCTCAACGAGCCGGGGACCAACGGTCTGTCGGCCCAGCTGCAGAAGTTCTGGTCGGCCTGGGGCGACGTCGCCAACCAGGCGGGGGAGCAGGCGCCGGCCGGCGTGCTGCTCGGCCAGGCGGGCAGCCTCGTCACGCAGCTGCAGACCGGGTACCGTTCGGTCGACGACCAGTGGAGCACGCTCCGCGCGTCGATGGACGGCATGGCCTCCGACCTGAACACGGCCGCGACCGCCGTCGCCGACCTCAACGGCCGCATCCGCTCCGCACTGGCGTCGGGTCAGTCGGCGAACGAGCTGCTCGACAGGCGCGACCTGCTCACCGCATCGATCGCCAGGCTCGCCGGGGGAGTGGTCCGGCCGAACGACGACGGCACGGTGGATGTGCTGGTCGGCGGAAACGCGCTGGTCTCCGGCACCAGCACCAACCTCGTGAAGGCAGCCGGGGCCTCCCGCATGACCGACGCCGCGACCGACCCGGCGCGCCTCGAGTGGGCGTACCGGCCCGGCGCCGCGATCGCGCTCGAGGGCGGATCCATCGCCGGAGCCGTCTCCACGCTCGCCCCGGCCGACGCCTCCGGAACCGGGGGAGTGCTCGCGGAAGCAGCCGTCAGCTACAACGCGTTCGCCGTGACCCTGGCCCAGCGCGTCAACGCCGTCCACTCCACCGGGGCGACGCCCACCGGCGCCACCGGCCTCGACTTCTTCGCCATCGACCCCACGAAGCCGGCCGCGCTGGGCCTCTCCGTCGTGCCGACCGGCGTCGGCCAGATCGCCACGGGCACCCCCGGAGCGGGTGGCAGCGACGGCAGCATCGCCGACGCGATCAGCCAGCTCGGCACCGGCGCGAACGGCGTCGACAAGCAGTGGTCGTCTTTCGTCGTGCGGGTCGGCGTCGCCAGCCGCACGGAGAAGCAGCAGTCGGACCTCGCCGACCTCGCGAGCAGCGCCGCGACGAACGCCCAGCTCGCCGGCTCCTCCGTCGACCTCGACGAGGAGAACATGAACATGCTGTCCTTCCAGCACGCCTACCAGGGCGCCGCGCGCGTGATGACCGCCGTGGACGAGGCCCTCGATGTGCTCATCAACCACACCGGACTCGTCGGGAGATAA
- a CDS encoding flagellar assembly protein FliW: MSAVRFLTPPPGLEPLDVFDLDPVAGADGLYTLASVERPEIRLFTIDAERHLPGYSPELPDDRATELAIAEASDALLLVVVTPSREGSTVNLLAPVIVNRATGSALQLVLDDDAFPVRAELAALAGA, from the coding sequence GTGAGCGCCGTCCGCTTCCTCACCCCGCCGCCCGGACTCGAGCCGCTGGACGTCTTCGACCTCGACCCGGTCGCCGGCGCCGACGGGCTGTACACACTGGCGTCCGTCGAGCGGCCCGAGATCCGGCTGTTCACCATCGACGCCGAGCGCCACCTCCCCGGCTATTCGCCGGAACTGCCGGACGACCGCGCCACCGAGCTCGCCATCGCCGAGGCCTCGGACGCACTGCTGCTCGTCGTGGTCACGCCGTCGCGCGAAGGCAGCACGGTCAACCTGCTGGCGCCCGTCATCGTCAACCGGGCGACCGGGTCGGCGCTCCAGCTGGTGCTCGACGACGACGCCTTCCCGGTGCGCGCCGAGCTGGCTGCTCTCGCAGGAGCATAA
- a CDS encoding serine hydrolase domain-containing protein, producing MRRHTKFGRIALAATAGLVALVLSACTSTAGANLPEQQKGGFSADVDKRLDSAVTDAMTLADASAGFAGVWAPWSGTWTTAQGTTTRGGSKPVSADMRFRIGQNTTPMTCTVLLQLVDDGEVGLDDPLTKWLPGLVGVEGVTLRELCQNTSGIGDYLAQLNPEFIMNPTRQWPPLELASDGIAMQRYGNPGEKWGRSSTNAVLLGMALQNATSRGWHDLYKQYIFDKLGMTASSLPESAQFRVPGPHPTGYSVGLDGAGAIVCDPMRDVSSMSPSQGWTSAGVVSTVTDLKAFGQALASGSLLSEKSRKAQADGIVIGQSWESYGLGMQMLGPLRGSSGAVPGYLSAVYADPASGLTIVVALNNSTPGPGFAQLLAQRLASIVSKTPAKEKGAKVVASLPWSEQQTVDGMTKSAPCPAKKAG from the coding sequence ATGCGACGTCACACGAAGTTCGGGCGGATCGCGCTCGCCGCGACCGCGGGACTCGTGGCGCTCGTCCTCTCGGCCTGCACCTCGACGGCGGGCGCGAACCTCCCCGAGCAGCAGAAGGGCGGGTTCTCGGCCGACGTGGACAAGCGGCTCGACTCGGCGGTCACCGACGCCATGACCCTCGCCGATGCCTCGGCCGGGTTCGCCGGAGTCTGGGCGCCGTGGTCGGGAACCTGGACCACCGCGCAGGGGACCACGACGCGGGGAGGCTCGAAGCCGGTCAGCGCGGACATGCGCTTCCGCATCGGCCAGAACACCACGCCGATGACCTGCACGGTGCTGCTGCAGCTCGTCGACGACGGTGAGGTGGGGCTCGACGACCCGCTGACCAAATGGCTTCCGGGGCTGGTCGGGGTCGAGGGCGTCACTCTGCGCGAGCTCTGCCAGAACACGTCCGGCATCGGCGACTACCTGGCGCAGCTCAACCCGGAGTTCATCATGAACCCGACGCGGCAGTGGCCCCCGCTGGAGCTGGCCAGCGACGGGATCGCGATGCAGCGCTACGGCAACCCCGGCGAGAAGTGGGGTCGCTCCTCCACGAACGCGGTCCTGCTCGGCATGGCCCTCCAGAACGCGACGAGTCGCGGCTGGCACGACCTCTACAAGCAGTACATCTTCGACAAGCTCGGGATGACGGCGAGCTCCCTGCCCGAGAGCGCGCAGTTCAGGGTGCCCGGGCCGCATCCCACCGGGTATTCGGTGGGGCTGGACGGGGCGGGCGCCATCGTCTGCGACCCGATGCGCGATGTGAGCAGCATGTCGCCGTCTCAGGGCTGGACGTCGGCCGGAGTCGTCTCCACCGTCACCGACCTGAAGGCGTTCGGCCAGGCGCTCGCGTCGGGCAGCCTCCTCAGCGAGAAGTCGCGCAAGGCGCAGGCCGACGGAATCGTGATCGGCCAGTCGTGGGAGAGCTACGGGCTCGGGATGCAGATGCTCGGCCCGCTGCGTGGCAGCAGCGGCGCGGTGCCCGGATACCTGTCCGCGGTGTACGCGGATCCGGCGTCCGGCCTGACGATCGTGGTTGCGCTCAACAACTCCACCCCCGGACCGGGCTTCGCCCAGCTCCTGGCCCAGCGCCTCGCCTCGATCGTCTCCAAGACGCCGGCGAAGGAGAAGGGTGCGAAGGTCGTCGCATCGCTGCCCTGGTCCGAGCAGCAGACGGTCGACGGCATGACCAAGTCGGCCCCCTGCCCGGCCAAGAAGGCCGGTTAG
- a CDS encoding DUF4383 domain-containing protein, whose product MRTSPNRLVATIFGAVYLLVGLLGFAVTGGVGFVATKGGLLLGIFEVNPLHNIAHLLIGAALLIAGLTRVAAAKAVNITVGAVYLLLGIVGFFLVGTDANILALNTPDHFLHLVSAIVLLGTGLGADRGTRATTAAA is encoded by the coding sequence ATGCGCACATCTCCGAACCGCCTTGTTGCCACCATCTTCGGAGCGGTCTACCTGCTCGTCGGGCTGCTCGGCTTCGCCGTCACCGGAGGCGTCGGATTCGTCGCCACCAAGGGCGGACTGCTGCTGGGCATCTTCGAAGTGAACCCGCTGCACAACATCGCCCACCTCCTCATCGGCGCCGCGCTGCTGATCGCCGGCCTCACCCGGGTCGCTGCCGCGAAGGCCGTCAACATCACGGTCGGTGCGGTCTACCTGCTGCTCGGTATCGTGGGCTTCTTCCTCGTGGGCACCGACGCGAACATCCTCGCGCTGAACACCCCCGACCACTTCCTCCACCTGGTGAGCGCGATCGTCCTCCTCGGCACCGGCCTCGGCGCCGACCGCGGAACGCGCGCCACGACGGCCGCCGCCTGA
- a CDS encoding flagellin — MGMQINTNIAANNAYRNLNNTQSDLSKSLEKLSSGLRINRAADDAAGLAISEGLKSQVGGLTVAARNAQDGISVVQTAEGSLTEVHSILQRMRDLAVQGGNDSNSVDSRKAIQKEADELSKELYRITNGTNFNGIDLLKGGKLTFQVGAGDTANDSIDVNLANVSTAVGTLASTDGIAAGAGFAVTDNATSKTTITAIDAAITSVSTARAELGASQNRLESASRSLAVSKENLSAASSRITDTDMAEEMVKYTRSNILSQAGTAMLAQANQGNQGVLQLLR; from the coding sequence ATGGGTATGCAGATCAACACCAACATCGCGGCGAACAACGCCTACCGCAACCTGAACAACACGCAGAGCGACCTCTCGAAGTCGCTCGAGAAGCTGTCCAGCGGCCTCCGCATCAACCGTGCGGCGGACGACGCGGCCGGTCTCGCCATCTCGGAGGGCCTGAAGTCACAGGTCGGCGGTCTGACCGTCGCGGCCCGCAACGCTCAGGACGGCATCAGCGTCGTGCAGACCGCTGAAGGCTCGCTCACCGAGGTCCACTCCATCCTGCAGCGCATGCGCGACCTCGCGGTGCAGGGCGGTAACGACTCGAACTCGGTCGACTCCCGCAAGGCCATCCAGAAGGAGGCGGACGAGCTGAGCAAGGAGCTCTACCGCATCACCAACGGGACGAACTTCAACGGGATCGACCTGCTGAAGGGCGGCAAGCTGACGTTCCAGGTCGGCGCGGGCGACACCGCGAATGACTCGATCGACGTCAACCTGGCGAACGTCTCCACCGCGGTGGGCACGCTCGCCTCGACGGACGGCATCGCCGCCGGCGCCGGCTTCGCGGTGACCGACAACGCCACCTCGAAGACGACGATCACCGCGATCGACGCCGCCATCACCTCGGTGTCGACGGCTCGCGCGGAGCTCGGCGCCTCGCAGAACCGCCTCGAGTCGGCGTCGCGCAGCCTCGCGGTCTCGAAGGAGAACCTGTCGGCCGCGTCCAGCCGCATCACCGACACCGACATGGCGGAGGAGATGGTGAAGTACACCCGCTCCAACATCCTGTCGCAGGCCGGCACCGCCATGCTCGCCCAGGCGAACCAGGGCAACCAGGGCGTCCTGCAGCTGCTCCGCTGA
- a CDS encoding sigma-70 family RNA polymerase sigma factor has protein sequence MNRNERNTLVVENLPLVGYLVSDLCSRATHLSRDDLASAGAVALVQAADAYDSTTGVPFGAYARTRILGALADELRASDWATRSARKRIKETLAVQESLTSALGRKPTVDEIAGALGVDRETAAAGLADASRTVTALDETIEPLLVSETVGPEESLLADEQTAYVRAAVAALPERMRSIVEAIYFDDRTVTEIAEELGITHSAVSQQRSEAIRLMREGMATHYADEGDPVIIEAKTSQARRSAYLARLAQHAVAGVSRLSPTSPSSARAS, from the coding sequence GTGAACCGGAACGAACGCAACACGCTCGTCGTGGAGAACCTGCCGCTGGTCGGCTATCTGGTCTCCGACCTGTGCTCCCGTGCCACCCACCTGTCGCGCGACGACCTGGCCTCGGCCGGCGCCGTCGCCCTCGTCCAGGCGGCCGACGCGTACGACTCCACCACGGGCGTCCCGTTCGGCGCCTACGCCCGTACCCGCATCCTCGGCGCACTCGCCGACGAGCTGCGTGCATCCGACTGGGCCACACGCTCCGCGCGCAAGCGCATCAAGGAGACCCTCGCGGTGCAGGAGAGCCTGACCTCCGCTCTCGGGAGGAAGCCCACCGTCGACGAGATCGCCGGGGCGCTCGGCGTCGACCGCGAAACGGCCGCGGCCGGCCTCGCCGACGCCTCCCGCACGGTGACGGCGCTCGACGAGACCATCGAGCCGCTGCTCGTCTCCGAGACGGTCGGCCCCGAGGAGTCCCTGCTGGCCGATGAGCAGACCGCCTACGTTCGTGCGGCTGTCGCCGCCCTCCCCGAGCGGATGCGATCCATCGTCGAGGCCATCTACTTCGACGACCGCACGGTGACCGAGATCGCGGAGGAGCTGGGGATCACCCACTCCGCTGTGTCGCAGCAGCGCTCGGAGGCCATCCGCCTCATGCGCGAAGGCATGGCCACCCACTACGCCGACGAGGGCGACCCCGTCATCATCGAGGCGAAGACCTCGCAGGCCCGGCGCAGCGCCTATCTGGCGCGTCTCGCGCAGCACGCGGTCGCGGGCGTCTCGCGCCTCTCCCCCACGTCCCCGAGCTCTGCCCGGGCGTCCTGA
- a CDS encoding ATP-dependent RecD-like DNA helicase, which produces MGRLSLSPEQQAVFELIEHTREHVFVTGRAGTGKSTLLNHLSWNTEKSLVIAAPTGVAALNVGGQTIHSLFRLPIGVIADHAIDQSAELRKLLNSIDTLVIDEVSMVNADLMDAVDRSLRQARQRAGEPFGGVQVVLFGDPYQLAPVPGDREERAYFADTYRSMWFFDARVWQETDLRIVELLQVHRQHESDFRFMLNAVRHGQVTKEIADRLNEVGARPAPDDGTITLATRNDTVNRINAQALERLPGRALTAKAEVSGDFGGRNFPADESLELKVGAQVMFLRNDVGQGDGPRWVNGTIGTVTRIDSNVYVDVDGEVHEVEPAIWEKFKYTWSPETKKLTKDVVAEFTQFPLRLAWAVTIHKSQGKTYDAAIVDLGTRAFTSGQTYVALSRITTLDGLYLTRPLRPSDITVDPDVERFMRDARPVTIPVAGAQQAG; this is translated from the coding sequence ATGGGCCGGCTTTCCCTCTCGCCGGAGCAGCAGGCGGTATTCGAGCTCATCGAGCACACCCGCGAGCATGTCTTCGTGACCGGCCGAGCCGGCACGGGCAAGTCGACGCTGCTCAACCACCTCTCGTGGAACACCGAGAAGTCGCTGGTCATCGCGGCCCCGACGGGTGTCGCGGCGCTCAACGTCGGCGGCCAGACCATCCACTCGCTCTTCCGGCTGCCGATCGGCGTCATCGCCGACCACGCCATCGACCAGAGCGCCGAGCTGCGCAAGCTGCTGAACAGCATCGACACTCTCGTCATCGACGAGGTCTCGATGGTGAACGCCGACCTGATGGATGCGGTGGACCGCAGTCTGCGTCAGGCACGTCAGCGGGCGGGCGAGCCGTTCGGCGGCGTCCAGGTCGTGCTGTTCGGCGATCCGTACCAGCTGGCCCCGGTCCCCGGCGACCGCGAGGAGCGCGCCTACTTCGCCGACACCTACCGCTCGATGTGGTTCTTCGACGCGCGGGTCTGGCAGGAGACCGACCTGCGCATCGTCGAGCTGCTGCAGGTGCACCGCCAGCACGAGTCCGACTTCCGGTTCATGCTCAATGCCGTGCGCCACGGACAGGTCACCAAGGAGATCGCCGACCGGCTGAACGAGGTCGGCGCGCGCCCGGCGCCCGACGACGGGACCATCACGCTCGCCACCCGCAACGACACGGTGAACCGGATCAACGCGCAGGCGCTGGAGCGACTGCCTGGCCGCGCACTCACCGCCAAGGCCGAGGTCAGCGGCGACTTCGGCGGACGCAACTTCCCGGCCGACGAGTCGCTCGAGCTCAAGGTGGGCGCCCAGGTGATGTTCCTGCGCAACGACGTGGGCCAGGGCGACGGGCCGCGCTGGGTGAACGGCACCATCGGCACGGTCACGCGCATCGACTCCAACGTCTACGTGGACGTCGATGGCGAGGTGCACGAGGTCGAGCCGGCCATCTGGGAGAAGTTCAAGTACACCTGGTCGCCCGAGACGAAGAAGCTGACGAAGGACGTCGTTGCGGAGTTCACGCAATTCCCGCTGCGGCTGGCGTGGGCCGTCACCATCCACAAGTCGCAGGGCAAGACCTACGACGCGGCGATCGTCGATCTCGGGACGCGTGCGTTCACCTCGGGCCAGACGTACGTCGCGCTGAGCCGGATCACGACTCTCGACGGGCTGTACCTCACGAGGCCGCTGCGGCCGAGCGACATCACGGTCGACCCGGATGTCGAACGCTTCATGCGCGACGCCCGGCCGGTGACCATCCCGGTCGCGGGTGCTCAGCAGGCCGGATGA
- the flgN gene encoding flagellar export chaperone FlgN yields MAASELSAQLWKERELLELLLFKLEEEQLLLIAGKSRWISHATREVEQVIERMRAVGLARTVEVAALAEEWGLGQDATLRELATAAPDGIWSDIFGSHLAAMTELTAQIAEVRDTNERLLREAARSTQETLSSLSGAGNDPGVYGAGGTDRAGDTARFFDTEA; encoded by the coding sequence ATGGCCGCGAGCGAACTCTCTGCGCAGCTCTGGAAGGAACGCGAGCTCCTCGAGCTGCTGCTGTTCAAGCTGGAGGAGGAGCAGCTGCTGCTCATCGCGGGCAAGTCGCGGTGGATCTCGCACGCCACCCGTGAGGTCGAGCAGGTCATCGAGCGGATGCGCGCTGTCGGCCTCGCCCGCACCGTCGAGGTCGCCGCGCTGGCAGAGGAGTGGGGCCTCGGCCAGGATGCGACCCTCCGTGAGCTCGCCACCGCCGCCCCGGACGGCATCTGGTCCGACATCTTCGGGTCGCACCTCGCGGCCATGACCGAGCTGACCGCGCAGATCGCCGAGGTGCGCGACACGAACGAGCGCCTGCTCCGGGAGGCGGCCCGCTCCACGCAGGAGACGCTGAGCTCGCTCTCGGGCGCCGGCAACGACCCGGGCGTGTACGGAGCAGGCGGCACGGATCGGGCGGGCGACACCGCGCGCTTCTTCGACACGGAGGCCTGA
- the fliD gene encoding flagellar filament capping protein FliD — protein MGMAIDGLISGLKTTDLIDSLMQAEAVPQTLLKNKVADSSSFISAMQALNSKIAALSDSASKLALPTGTDLHTATTGSTTVTATAGTGAVDGTIDFTVDRLAQSQVMVTGPLTEWPDQPPTLTFVAADGTVTQVTASSSSLADVAAAINKAGAGVSATRVAAGLDPATGQQLYRLQLSSTKTGAAAAFTAYRGTSADVTAGTATNLLADAGASQVRQAQDAQLTLWAGTGAAQAVTSATNTFSDVLPGVTVTATAASTTPVTLTVARDDKAISDAAKSLVSTVNDILSYISAKQAVSTSTDTAGGTVVTAGVFTGESVTRDVNQKLVDAIIAPIDGVSPSTYGISITRDGAVTFDPDVFAKAMAADPDKVNAAVAVIAQRVADTSKGASDTYSGSLSLKIQGEQATVKSLNDQITDWDTRLSDRRSSLEKTYANLEVQLQQLQSQSSWLTGQLSSLPSASK, from the coding sequence ATGGGCATGGCCATCGACGGCCTCATCAGCGGCCTGAAGACCACGGACCTCATCGACAGCCTCATGCAGGCCGAGGCGGTTCCGCAGACCCTCCTCAAGAACAAGGTCGCAGACTCCTCCAGCTTCATCTCGGCGATGCAGGCGCTGAACTCGAAGATCGCCGCCCTCAGCGACTCCGCCTCCAAGCTGGCTCTGCCGACCGGCACGGATCTGCACACCGCCACCACCGGTTCCACGACCGTGACCGCGACCGCGGGCACGGGGGCCGTGGACGGCACTATCGACTTCACTGTGGACCGCCTGGCGCAGTCGCAGGTCATGGTCACCGGGCCACTCACCGAATGGCCGGACCAGCCGCCGACTCTGACCTTCGTCGCCGCCGACGGGACCGTGACCCAGGTCACCGCGAGCAGTTCGTCCCTGGCCGATGTCGCCGCCGCCATCAACAAGGCGGGGGCCGGCGTCAGCGCCACCCGCGTCGCGGCGGGACTCGACCCCGCGACCGGCCAGCAGCTCTATCGTCTTCAGCTCAGCTCGACCAAGACGGGCGCAGCGGCCGCATTCACCGCCTATCGCGGAACGTCGGCGGATGTGACGGCGGGCACTGCGACCAACCTCCTCGCTGACGCCGGGGCGTCTCAGGTCCGCCAGGCGCAGGATGCACAGCTCACCCTCTGGGCGGGCACCGGCGCCGCTCAGGCGGTCACCAGCGCCACCAACACCTTCTCCGACGTACTGCCCGGCGTGACGGTGACGGCGACCGCGGCATCCACCACCCCCGTGACGCTCACGGTCGCGCGCGACGACAAGGCCATCTCGGATGCCGCGAAATCGCTCGTCTCGACGGTGAACGACATCCTCAGCTACATCAGCGCGAAGCAGGCCGTCTCCACCTCCACCGACACTGCCGGCGGGACGGTCGTGACCGCGGGCGTGTTCACCGGTGAGTCCGTCACGCGCGACGTGAACCAGAAGCTCGTCGACGCGATCATCGCTCCGATCGACGGCGTCTCCCCGTCGACCTACGGCATCAGCATCACGCGGGATGGCGCGGTCACCTTCGACCCCGACGTCTTCGCGAAAGCGATGGCCGCCGACCCGGACAAGGTGAACGCGGCGGTGGCCGTCATCGCGCAGCGCGTCGCCGACACGTCGAAGGGTGCGAGCGACACGTACTCGGGCTCGCTCTCGCTCAAGATCCAAGGCGAGCAGGCGACCGTCAAGAGCCTCAACGACCAGATCACCGACTGGGACACCCGGCTGTCCGACCGCAGGTCCTCGCTGGAGAAGACCTACGCGAACCTCGAGGTCCAGCTGCAGCAGTTGCAGTCGCAGTCGTCGTGGCTGACCGGCCAGCTGTCCTCCCTCCCCTCTGCGAGCAAATGA
- a CDS encoding FHA domain-containing protein has translation MAVTFVLDFSDGQHIETSGNGVIGRNPAVHTPGTEMDDPGHVQLITIQDDVKSVSRAHLAFGQYDGVFWVMDLGSANGTTITYPGEGTFACDPKTRHEVDPGSVVRFGAESFALTRR, from the coding sequence GTGGCGGTGACCTTCGTGCTGGACTTCAGCGACGGACAGCACATCGAGACGAGCGGCAACGGCGTGATCGGCCGAAATCCGGCCGTCCACACGCCGGGGACGGAGATGGACGACCCCGGCCATGTGCAGCTGATCACGATCCAGGACGACGTGAAGTCGGTGTCGCGGGCGCATCTGGCGTTCGGTCAGTACGACGGCGTGTTCTGGGTGATGGACCTGGGGTCGGCCAACGGCACCACGATCACCTACCCGGGCGAGGGCACGTTCGCGTGCGACCCGAAGACGCGGCACGAGGTCGACCCGGGGTCGGTCGTGCGGTTCGGCGCGGAGTCGTTCGCACTGACCCGCCGCTGA
- the flgL gene encoding flagellar hook-associated protein FlgL codes for MTNATQTLNAQRNLQLSLQRQAQLYDQATSRRLLNKPSDDPTATASAMGVRSDAAATAQYQRNVDNGDAWLTTADSALSSVETLMRRVRDLTLQGANDGAMSPAAKESIATELDGLKKSLLSLANSTYLGRTVFAGNSDAGVAFQPDYSFTGVAGSTVERRIGPDTTVRVDADGAAVFGTGATSVFALIDNTANDLRTGVNVAPRLGEIDDRMKAIVGEHAEVGGRQTRIDKAKDALAVGANALEGQRSSLEDVDLSKVILDLKTQDVNYQTAIAVTARVLQPTLMDFLR; via the coding sequence GTGACCAACGCCACCCAGACCCTCAATGCCCAGCGCAACCTGCAGCTCAGCCTGCAGCGCCAGGCGCAGTTGTACGACCAGGCCACCAGCCGCCGGCTGCTGAACAAGCCGTCGGACGACCCCACCGCCACGGCGAGCGCCATGGGCGTGCGGTCCGATGCGGCCGCCACCGCTCAGTACCAGCGCAACGTCGACAACGGCGACGCGTGGCTGACCACCGCCGACTCGGCCCTCAGCTCGGTGGAGACGCTGATGCGCCGGGTCCGCGACCTCACCCTGCAGGGCGCCAACGACGGCGCCATGTCGCCCGCGGCGAAGGAGTCGATCGCGACGGAACTCGACGGTCTGAAGAAGAGCCTCCTGTCGCTCGCGAACAGCACCTACCTGGGCAGGACGGTCTTCGCCGGCAATTCGGACGCGGGCGTCGCCTTCCAGCCGGACTACTCGTTCACCGGCGTGGCGGGAAGTACAGTGGAGCGCAGGATCGGCCCCGACACCACGGTGCGGGTGGATGCGGACGGTGCCGCGGTCTTCGGAACCGGCGCCACGTCGGTGTTCGCGCTGATCGACAACACGGCGAACGATCTCCGCACGGGCGTGAACGTCGCCCCGCGGCTCGGGGAGATCGACGACAGGATGAAGGCGATCGTGGGAGAGCACGCGGAGGTCGGGGGTCGGCAGACCCGCATCGACAAGGCCAAGGACGCCCTCGCCGTCGGAGCCAACGCGCTGGAGGGCCAGCGCTCGTCGCTGGAGGACGTCGACCTGAGCAAGGTGATCCTCGACCTGAAGACACAGGATGTGAACTACCAGACCGCGATCGCCGTCACGGCCCGCGTGCTCCAGCCGACGCTGATGGACTTCCTCCGGTGA